In Dehalococcoidia bacterium, the genomic window GCTGAGACTGAGGAATCGTTCGTGTATGCTGCCATGGTCAGGCTGATGCTACGCCGACTGGCTGTCCCTACCTGAAATCACTTCTCAGACACCCTCTAACGTCCATGTGATCTCGGCATGATCGCCGTTGACTCGATGTCTGGACCTAAGTCGGAGTCTGCTCTTCCTGGGACACTGGTGAGAGCTGTGAGATCTCCATAACGCGCAACACACCCGCCCGCGTCAGTATCCCCACCGGCCTATCGTCGTCCAGGACGACCGCCTGCTGTATGTTCCTGTCCGCCAGAAGCTTCAGTCCCTGTTCCAACGGATCGTCAGGAGCGAGCGTGATCGTGTCCTCGGACTTGGTCATCGCCTCTGACACCCACTTCGTCGCCCACTCCTCTGTTGGAACGCCCCGAACGTCGCTGACGGTAATCAGACCGTAGAACGTGTCCCCCAGCATGACGAGGTACGCACGCTGCATCTCGGCCACAATGTACTCGTCGACGAGCCGTCGTATGGAGATGCCGGGCGGCACAATTCGTAGCTGCGTGTCCATCGCGTCGCCGACCGTTCGGCCCGACACCACAAGCCGCTCTGGACCGCCCTGACGCACGGAGGATGCGGTGGACTGTATAAACCATCCGATGAACATGAGCCAGATTCCCGTGATCAGGCTGTTCGTGAAGATGGCGACTACTCCGACGCCGATCAGCCCGAATCCGAGCGCAGACCCTGTCAGGCTGGCTACCTTGGTGGCGCGCTCCTGGCTCTGGGTGGCCTTCCACACCAGCGACCTGAGCACCCTGCCGCCGTCCAGTGGGAACGCGGGAATCAGGTTGAACAGCCCAATGAGCAGATTCACGAACATCAGGTACTGAGTCAGCGCCGCTATCGGACTGGCGGAGCCTCTCAGGTTCAGGTACAGCAGGCCAAAGAAACAGGCGAGTCCCAGGCTGGCGACCGGCCCGACCACAGACACCCAGAACTCCTCGCTCGCGCTCCGCGATTCGCCGTCGATCTGTGAGAAGCCGCCAAGGAAGAACAGCGTGATGCTCTCGACACGGAGACCGCGCCGGATCGCCTCCAGCGAGTGGCTCAGCTCGTGAATCAGCACGCATACGAACAGCAGCGCGCTGCCGACGATGCCAACAACCCAGTACTGCGTCGGGCTCCAGTCATACCGGCTGGGGAGCCACGACGACGCAAGTGACCACGCTATCAGCGCGAATATAAACACCCACGAGAAGTGGACCTGTATCCTCACGCCAAAGAGGCGGCCCAGACCAAAAGTCCCTGACAACACGTTCCTCCATAGTACTTGACACATGCGCACCAGTCGCACTATCCGATTCATGGTACGCAGGGGGCAGGTGAGCGTCAAACGAGGGCGAGCTCGTCGAGACGGTCCTAGAATTCTATCTACACAAACAGCCAGCCGGTGGCGGCCCTCTTCAGTTCGGCCCTGAAGTCCGGATGGGCTATCGCTATCAGCGCTTCCGCTCTCTCACGATGGTTCTTGCCCAGCAGACGAGCCACCCCGTACTCAGTGACCACGGTATCCGACCAGAAGTGCG contains:
- a CDS encoding site-2 protease family protein; its protein translation is MSGTFGLGRLFGVRIQVHFSWVFIFALIAWSLASSWLPSRYDWSPTQYWVVGIVGSALLFVCVLIHELSHSLEAIRRGLRVESITLFFLGGFSQIDGESRSASEEFWVSVVGPVASLGLACFFGLLYLNLRGSASPIAALTQYLMFVNLLIGLFNLIPAFPLDGGRVLRSLVWKATQSQERATKVASLTGSALGFGLIGVGVVAIFTNSLITGIWLMFIGWFIQSTASSVRQGGPERLVVSGRTVGDAMDTQLRIVPPGISIRRLVDEYIVAEMQRAYLVMLGDTFYGLITVSDVRGVPTEEWATKWVSEAMTKSEDTITLAPDDPLEQGLKLLADRNIQQAVVLDDDRPVGILTRAGVLRVMEISQLSPVSQEEQTPT